The following coding sequences lie in one Bacillus oleivorans genomic window:
- a CDS encoding LLM class flavin-dependent oxidoreductase, translating into MTNIQIPVSVLNLAPIREGQGPKEAIDAMVDLAQATEKMGYTRYWIAEHHNTATLVSSATAILIKHTLEHTEHIRVGSGGIMLPNHSPLVVAEQFGTMATIYPDRLDLGLGRAPGTDMLTASALRRSKNDSVYTFPEDVNALLQYFGPQEQQGYVKAYPGVGTNIPIYILGSSTDSAYLAAQLGLPYVFASHFAPRYMEEAISIYRKRFQPSQYLDSPYMMVCLNVIAAETDEEAQFESTTMQQFFLNVVRGSQMKLRPPVESMEHIWSPAEQEMAQAMTSVTFMGSKDSIRQQLKDFQDKYNVDEIMAVTYIFDPEKQKRSYEILKEVVDGR; encoded by the coding sequence ATGACAAATATACAAATACCCGTTTCTGTTTTAAACCTCGCCCCTATCCGTGAAGGGCAAGGGCCAAAGGAAGCAATTGATGCAATGGTGGATTTGGCGCAAGCGACTGAGAAAATGGGTTATACACGTTATTGGATTGCTGAGCATCATAATACAGCAACACTGGTGAGTTCAGCGACTGCTATCTTAATTAAACATACATTAGAACATACAGAACACATCCGAGTTGGGTCCGGAGGGATAATGCTCCCAAACCATTCTCCACTTGTTGTGGCAGAACAATTTGGTACGATGGCAACAATTTATCCTGACCGGCTAGACTTGGGTCTAGGACGTGCACCTGGTACTGACATGTTAACGGCCAGCGCACTCAGACGTTCAAAAAATGATTCGGTCTATACATTCCCTGAGGACGTCAATGCACTGTTACAGTATTTTGGCCCTCAGGAACAGCAGGGTTATGTCAAGGCTTATCCAGGTGTGGGTACCAATATTCCAATATATATTCTCGGTTCGTCGACCGACTCAGCATATTTGGCAGCTCAGTTAGGCTTGCCGTATGTATTTGCTTCCCACTTTGCACCAAGATATATGGAGGAAGCAATATCGATTTACCGGAAAAGATTCCAGCCATCCCAATACTTAGACTCTCCTTATATGATGGTTTGTCTAAACGTGATTGCAGCTGAAACGGATGAAGAGGCTCAATTTGAATCAACTACCATGCAGCAATTTTTCTTAAATGTTGTTCGCGGTTCTCAAATGAAATTAAGACCGCCTGTTGAAAGCATGGAGCACATCTGGAGTCCAGCTGAACAAGAAATGGCCCAAGCAATGACCAGCGTTACCTTTATGGGTAGTAAAGATTCGATCAGACAACAGTTAAAGGATTTCCAAGATAAATATAATGTCGACGAAATCATGGCTGTCACTTATATTTTTGATCCGGAAAAACAAAAACGTTCTTATGAAATATTGAAAGAAGTAGTTGATGGAAGGTAA
- a CDS encoding DedA family protein, which translates to MENWITDIMEQFGYWGILFLIALENVFPPIPSEVILTFGGFMTTKTDLTVTGVILFATLGSVGGAIILYGIGLLIDVERLEKIVDKWGHILRITKEDIHKADAWFDKYGVWTVFFCRLVPLIRSLISIPAGMSNMNFWIFLVFTTLGTLIWNILLVNIGAAVGASWETIVHYMDIYSNVVYVLLAILFIAVVVLYIRKRRVRS; encoded by the coding sequence ATGGAGAACTGGATTACCGATATTATGGAGCAATTCGGCTATTGGGGAATATTGTTCCTAATTGCTCTTGAAAATGTATTCCCCCCTATCCCTTCGGAGGTTATTTTAACGTTTGGAGGATTTATGACAACTAAGACTGATTTAACAGTAACAGGGGTCATCCTCTTTGCAACTCTAGGCTCTGTTGGAGGAGCCATCATTCTCTACGGGATTGGTTTACTAATTGATGTGGAAAGATTAGAGAAAATTGTGGATAAATGGGGGCATATTTTAAGGATTACGAAAGAAGATATTCACAAAGCGGATGCATGGTTTGATAAATATGGCGTCTGGACTGTATTTTTCTGTCGTCTTGTTCCTTTAATTCGAAGCTTGATTTCAATTCCAGCCGGGATGTCCAATATGAATTTTTGGATATTCCTAGTATTTACAACACTGGGAACGTTAATTTGGAACATCCTTCTTGTTAATATCGGTGCGGCAGTAGGGGCTTCATGGGAGACGATTGTCCACTATATGGACATCTATTCCAATGTAGTTTATGTGCTATTGGCGATTCTATTTATAGCGGTTGTTGTTTTATATATTCGAAAACGCAGAGTTCGAAGCTAA
- a CDS encoding S8 family peptidase, with translation MAKEKRLIPYTVLEILDKKMEQESIPEGIDLIQAPLAWEKGKYGEGIVVAVLDTGIDKEHPDLKDRIIDGKDFTGAGDYHDDNGHGTHVSGTILASLNDDGVVGVAPKASILALKVLDADGTGNLEWINAALEYAINWRGPNKEKVSVISLSLGGPADEEEHRLLQKAVQNNILVVCAAGNSGDGRDDTDEMDYPGAYPEVVAVGAVDLNKNLAEFSNTNDEIDLVAPGVEIISTYPGGRYAKMSGTSMATPHVSGAAALIKIIAEQEFGRELTEAELYAQLVKQTEDLGLDKRAQGNGFLNLKAIGAQEPGQPGTGKEITITIESESLELPKKTVVVTY, from the coding sequence ATGGCGAAAGAAAAGCGGTTGATTCCTTACACAGTTCTAGAGATTTTGGACAAGAAGATGGAACAAGAAAGCATTCCAGAAGGGATTGATTTGATTCAGGCCCCATTAGCATGGGAAAAAGGAAAGTACGGGGAAGGAATTGTCGTTGCTGTACTGGATACGGGAATTGATAAAGAACACCCTGACTTGAAGGATCGAATTATTGATGGTAAGGATTTTACAGGAGCCGGAGATTACCATGATGATAATGGACACGGAACACATGTCAGCGGTACGATTCTTGCAAGCTTAAATGATGATGGTGTAGTAGGGGTTGCTCCAAAAGCTAGCATACTCGCATTAAAAGTATTAGATGCGGATGGAACAGGAAATCTCGAATGGATCAATGCAGCGCTGGAGTATGCAATCAATTGGAGAGGTCCAAATAAAGAAAAGGTTTCTGTCATCTCCTTGTCTCTTGGCGGACCTGCTGATGAAGAGGAGCACAGGCTTCTTCAAAAGGCGGTGCAAAATAATATTTTAGTAGTTTGCGCAGCCGGAAATAGCGGCGATGGCCGCGATGATACCGATGAAATGGATTATCCGGGTGCCTATCCGGAAGTTGTGGCTGTCGGTGCAGTAGATTTAAATAAAAATCTTGCTGAGTTTTCTAACACCAATGATGAAATTGATCTGGTGGCTCCAGGGGTTGAAATTATTTCAACCTATCCAGGCGGACGATATGCTAAAATGAGCGGAACTTCCATGGCGACTCCGCATGTGAGCGGTGCAGCAGCTCTAATCAAAATTATTGCTGAACAGGAATTTGGCAGGGAGCTAACTGAAGCAGAGCTGTATGCTCAATTAGTCAAACAAACAGAAGACTTAGGATTAGATAAAAGAGCACAAGGAAATGGATTTTTAAATCTTAAAGCTATTGGTGCTCAAGAGCCAGGTCAGCCAGGAACAGGTAAAGAAATAACTATTACGATTGAATCAGAAAGCTTAGAGCTTCCGAAGAAGACAGTAGTTGTAACATATTAA
- a CDS encoding basic amino acid ABC transporter substrate-binding protein, which translates to MKKKPYFIFSIITSLMLLLAACGTADENTQSGSGAEGDNAPETKTLRVVTDAAYAPFESLEGDKIVGFDIDFINAVAEEAGYELEIENVGWDPIFVEIESKRADLAVSAITITEERKQSYDFSHPYFLSTNKILVPEDSDIQSAEDLKDQVVAVQGGTTGDAAVEGLLGKNNTNIKKFDNNNLAIQELLQGGAAAVVADNTVIEEYVANNPDQGLKVVEDTHAFELEFYGILFPKDSELKAEFDEALNTVFENGTYAEIYQEWFGSEPDIETLQSQQ; encoded by the coding sequence ATGAAGAAAAAACCATATTTTATTTTTTCCATTATTACATCACTTATGCTGCTTTTAGCTGCTTGCGGGACCGCAGATGAAAACACACAATCAGGTTCCGGAGCAGAAGGCGATAACGCACCTGAAACTAAAACATTACGGGTGGTTACAGATGCAGCTTATGCTCCTTTTGAATCCCTCGAGGGTGATAAAATTGTCGGTTTTGATATTGATTTTATCAATGCAGTTGCTGAAGAAGCCGGATACGAGCTAGAAATTGAAAATGTTGGCTGGGATCCGATTTTCGTCGAAATTGAGTCTAAAAGAGCAGATTTAGCAGTATCTGCTATCACGATCACTGAGGAAAGAAAACAATCCTATGATTTTTCACATCCTTATTTCCTTTCAACTAATAAGATCTTAGTGCCTGAAGATAGTGATATTCAATCTGCCGAGGATCTCAAAGACCAGGTTGTTGCTGTACAAGGGGGAACAACTGGTGATGCAGCAGTGGAAGGATTACTTGGTAAAAACAATACGAATATCAAAAAATTCGATAATAACAATCTCGCCATTCAAGAATTACTCCAAGGCGGGGCAGCTGCAGTTGTGGCTGATAACACAGTTATCGAAGAATATGTCGCTAATAACCCAGATCAGGGACTTAAGGTAGTGGAAGATACCCACGCATTTGAACTAGAATTCTATGGAATTTTGTTCCCGAAAGACAGCGAATTGAAGGCTGAATTTGATGAAGCCCTTAATACTGTATTTGAAAACGGAACGTATGCTGAGATTTATCAAGAATGGTTTGGTTCTGAACCGGATATTGAAACATTACAATCACAACAATAA
- a CDS encoding DUF3231 family protein: MERNRTRLTAPEISSLWTQYMFDTMSICFIKYAIEHIEDNDIIDIYKIALEYSEIHVKQIKEFFKGENFPFPQGFTEQDVDIHAPRLFQDPFYLNYMYIMTLQGITGYALSISTSIRDDLRKYYIDCNSEVMNLYEKIMDMLLTKGLFSRPPVISPPNSIDFVNHQNFMTGWFGKRRPLTAMEIGDITFNMKKMNVHVALKVGFSQVAQSKKVRQYINRGMDISNKHINVFHSIFQEEKLNSPMSWQSFVTNSTVSPFSDKLMMYQVQLSTQIAIAFYGTALSVTSRRDLALKYSALTAELALFAEDGANLMIEKGWLEEPPLASDRRALSKGKNSFNQ, translated from the coding sequence ATGGAGAGAAATAGGACTAGGCTGACAGCTCCCGAAATTTCTAGTCTTTGGACCCAATATATGTTTGATACGATGTCAATTTGTTTTATTAAATATGCAATTGAACATATAGAAGATAATGATATTATCGATATTTACAAGATAGCTTTAGAGTATTCAGAAATACATGTCAAACAAATTAAGGAATTTTTTAAGGGTGAAAACTTTCCGTTTCCGCAAGGTTTTACAGAGCAAGATGTAGATATCCATGCTCCAAGGCTTTTTCAGGATCCCTTTTACCTGAACTATATGTATATTATGACACTGCAAGGGATTACCGGTTATGCACTTTCCATAAGTACATCAATCCGTGACGATTTAAGAAAATACTACATTGACTGTAATTCGGAAGTTATGAACCTCTACGAAAAAATAATGGATATGCTGCTGACTAAAGGGCTATTCTCCCGTCCGCCAGTCATATCGCCTCCTAATTCAATTGATTTTGTTAATCACCAAAACTTCATGACAGGCTGGTTTGGTAAACGCCGCCCGTTAACGGCTATGGAAATTGGTGATATAACGTTTAATATGAAAAAAATGAATGTACACGTGGCACTAAAGGTTGGCTTTAGTCAAGTGGCCCAATCAAAAAAGGTAAGACAATACATAAACAGAGGAATGGATATATCCAATAAGCATATAAATGTTTTTCATTCGATATTTCAGGAAGAAAAACTTAATTCACCCATGTCATGGCAATCATTTGTTACCAATTCGACTGTATCCCCTTTTTCTGACAAATTGATGATGTATCAGGTACAATTATCTACTCAAATTGCGATCGCCTTTTATGGGACTGCTCTAAGTGTTACTTCAAGAAGAGATCTGGCCCTAAAATATTCTGCTCTTACGGCTGAACTGGCTTTGTTCGCCGAAGACGGAGCAAATCTCATGATAGAAAAAGGATGGTTAGAAGAGCCGCCACTAGCAAGTGACCGGAGGGCATTATCAAAAGGTAAAAACAGCTTTAACCAATAA
- a CDS encoding cell division protein FtsZ, whose amino-acid sequence MERTESIYQINSGVHELDKTSTDQVRLDDLCFFRFIGGNSSETDELINELRALKEKHDVLIGIFRFPFRFEGKRRFQTATTQYFRMKEICDAVIYFHSDALMEMIDKSTTIRAANLTFNSIEEHMINAVKNIIEETGDVNIDFQDIKTFINKDKGPLFIHTVEGDSFDEPLKDLISTPYLPKDFTDAKQLIINIGYTRDVDMETFRQINLRLHDLFSKADLFKIGSYFIDEPGKHFKITLLVNGISDPIDTPNNYKKLSRFKDLLIKFQRLTEIGRRRFKLLRN is encoded by the coding sequence ATGGAAAGAACTGAAAGTATTTATCAAATTAATAGTGGTGTTCATGAATTGGACAAGACTAGTACTGATCAGGTAAGGTTGGATGATTTATGTTTTTTTCGTTTTATTGGGGGCAACTCTAGTGAAACGGATGAACTAATTAACGAACTTCGTGCGTTAAAGGAAAAGCATGATGTGTTAATTGGAATCTTCCGCTTTCCATTTCGCTTTGAGGGTAAAAGAAGATTTCAGACGGCTACTACCCAATATTTTAGGATGAAAGAAATATGTGATGCTGTTATTTATTTTCATAGTGATGCCCTTATGGAGATGATTGATAAAAGTACTACAATTCGTGCGGCCAATTTAACTTTTAATTCGATTGAAGAGCACATGATTAATGCTGTGAAAAACATCATTGAAGAAACTGGAGATGTGAATATTGACTTTCAGGATATAAAGACTTTTATCAATAAAGATAAGGGACCATTATTTATACATACAGTTGAGGGAGATTCTTTTGATGAACCTTTGAAGGATTTAATCTCAACACCTTATCTGCCTAAAGATTTTACAGATGCTAAGCAGCTTATTATTAATATCGGGTATACAAGAGATGTCGATATGGAAACATTTCGCCAGATTAACTTAAGGCTTCATGACCTTTTTTCAAAGGCAGATCTTTTCAAAATCGGCTCATATTTTATTGACGAACCGGGGAAGCACTTCAAAATTACTCTATTAGTAAATGGCATCAGTGATCCAATCGATACTCCTAATAATTATAAGAAGCTGTCTAGATTCAAGGACTTATTAATAAAATTTCAAAGATTGACTGAAATAGGAAGAAGAAGATTTAAACTATTGAGGAACTGA
- a CDS encoding carbon starvation CstA family protein → MNAVTIVIGSICILLIAYRLYGTFMAAKVLKIDDSKPTPAHKLEDGKDYVPTNKWVAFGHHFAAIAAAGPLVGPILAAQFGYLPGLLWLLIGAVIGGAVHDLVVLFASMRRNGKSLSEVAKEELGPVAGFCAGLAMLFIITITMAGLSLVVLSALERNPWGTFAVGITIPIAMAVGLYHKKTGNLKIATTVGFGLILLAVIFGHNIQGTWLGDLLTFEKSTLAILLPAYAFFAAALPVWLLLAPRDYLSTFMKIGVFAALIIGVFVVNPAVQFPAFTEFINGGGPVVAGPVWPFISITIACGAISGFHAFVGSGTTPKMINRWSDAKGVAFGGMLVECLVAVMALIAAVSLQPGDYFAINSTPERFEQLGMETVHLAELSESVGMDLEGRTGGAVTLAVGMTYIFTEIQIFERLASYFYQFVILFEAVFILTAIDAGTRVARYLIQDFFGDFVKPLKRTDSLSANIIASALACLFWGYLLYSGDISSVWALFGVSNQLMASIGLIVGATVILKIANKRWYMLTCLVPLAYLYVTVNVAGFWMIQNVYWNPENAGFNVLNGILSIIMLTLGVVILVASIYKWSKLWKIPQNELVEQSYLEVS, encoded by the coding sequence ATGAATGCGGTTACAATTGTTATTGGTTCGATCTGTATCCTTTTAATTGCTTATCGTCTTTATGGTACGTTTATGGCGGCAAAGGTATTAAAGATCGATGATTCAAAACCTACACCTGCACATAAATTAGAAGACGGAAAAGACTATGTACCCACCAATAAATGGGTGGCGTTTGGTCACCATTTTGCTGCAATTGCTGCGGCGGGGCCGTTAGTAGGTCCAATTTTAGCGGCACAGTTCGGTTATTTGCCAGGATTATTATGGCTATTAATTGGTGCTGTTATTGGGGGTGCTGTCCACGACTTAGTTGTCCTTTTTGCGTCCATGCGCCGAAATGGAAAATCGTTATCAGAGGTAGCAAAAGAAGAACTAGGTCCTGTAGCAGGATTTTGTGCAGGCTTAGCTATGCTGTTCATTATTACGATTACAATGGCCGGTTTGTCACTTGTCGTTTTAAGTGCATTAGAAAGAAACCCTTGGGGAACCTTCGCCGTAGGAATTACGATTCCGATCGCGATGGCAGTAGGTTTGTATCACAAAAAGACAGGAAATTTAAAAATAGCTACAACTGTCGGATTTGGACTTATATTATTAGCTGTTATTTTTGGTCACAACATCCAAGGCACATGGCTTGGAGATTTATTAACGTTTGAGAAAAGTACACTGGCAATTTTATTACCTGCTTATGCATTTTTTGCGGCTGCGCTGCCTGTCTGGTTACTGTTGGCGCCGCGCGATTATTTAAGTACTTTTATGAAAATTGGGGTATTTGCAGCCTTAATTATTGGGGTATTCGTGGTAAACCCTGCTGTTCAATTCCCTGCTTTTACAGAATTTATTAATGGCGGCGGTCCTGTTGTGGCCGGACCAGTATGGCCATTCATTTCAATCACGATTGCCTGTGGAGCCATCTCAGGCTTCCATGCATTCGTTGGTTCTGGAACAACACCAAAAATGATTAACCGCTGGAGTGATGCAAAGGGTGTTGCATTTGGCGGAATGCTGGTTGAATGTTTAGTTGCTGTAATGGCTTTAATAGCAGCTGTATCCTTACAGCCAGGAGATTATTTTGCGATTAACTCAACACCGGAAAGATTCGAACAGCTTGGAATGGAAACTGTTCATTTAGCAGAGCTAAGTGAAAGTGTTGGAATGGATCTAGAAGGAAGAACGGGTGGGGCCGTAACTTTAGCCGTAGGGATGACTTATATCTTCACGGAAATTCAGATTTTTGAAAGATTAGCTTCTTATTTCTATCAGTTTGTTATTTTATTCGAGGCTGTCTTTATTTTAACAGCAATCGACGCGGGAACACGGGTTGCGAGATACCTGATCCAAGATTTCTTTGGGGATTTCGTGAAACCATTAAAACGTACAGACTCGCTTTCTGCTAACATTATCGCGAGTGCATTAGCTTGTCTTTTCTGGGGATACCTTCTATACTCAGGAGATATTAGTTCCGTATGGGCACTCTTTGGGGTATCGAATCAGTTAATGGCATCGATTGGTCTCATTGTAGGAGCAACTGTTATCCTAAAAATTGCGAATAAGCGCTGGTATATGTTAACTTGTCTTGTTCCGCTCGCATACCTATATGTGACTGTAAACGTAGCAGGATTCTGGATGATTCAAAATGTTTACTGGAATCCAGAAAATGCTGGATTTAATGTATTAAATGGTATTCTATCTATTATCATGCTTACCCTCGGTGTAGTGATCCTGGTTGCATCGATTTATAAATGGAGTAAGCTTTGGAAGATTCCACAGAATGAACTGGTTGAACAATCTTATCTAGAAGTTTCATAA
- a CDS encoding ATP-binding protein yields the protein MKYTGRVWAVGLVLFSGIIFKINSYLLLGYIPIMEWVLNALFIPPSWWCGLQYDKAKYFAKELKKKEEEVNKLLVKQLEDTEQRFKSLFFYNTDPIFTLDLSGRVIDANQATEKLSGYTKEELKQKKWEDIILPEYLNRHKSYYRKVKKGYPQEFTIAIEHRDGRKRDILVKMIPITSDNHFIGTYEIAKDITESKLAEEMIRRSEKLSAVGQLAAGVAHEIRNPLTTLRGFIQLLISDKEKEYGEIMLTEIDRINQIVSEFLILSKPQVISFEQKNIIEILDNIISLLQAQANYKNIQIIKDYEIDYLAIKCEPNQLKQVFINLLKNAIEAMPDGGEIIVRMKTLDLGLVCISIIDQGIGIAEDQIPKLGEPFHTTKEDGTGLGLMVCFRIVENHGGKMEICSQLNKGTCVEVSLPANGR from the coding sequence GTGAAGTATACAGGAAGAGTCTGGGCTGTTGGGTTAGTCCTTTTTTCAGGAATCATCTTTAAAATAAATTCTTATTTGTTACTCGGCTATATTCCCATTATGGAATGGGTTTTAAATGCTCTCTTCATTCCGCCGAGTTGGTGGTGCGGCTTACAATACGATAAAGCCAAGTATTTTGCAAAGGAACTTAAGAAAAAAGAGGAAGAGGTCAATAAATTATTAGTCAAACAATTAGAAGATACCGAGCAAAGATTTAAATCTTTGTTTTTTTATAATACTGATCCGATTTTTACATTAGATCTCAGTGGGAGAGTTATAGATGCCAATCAGGCAACCGAAAAATTAAGCGGATATACAAAGGAAGAACTGAAACAGAAGAAGTGGGAAGACATTATTTTACCTGAATACCTGAATCGGCATAAAAGTTATTATCGGAAGGTTAAAAAAGGGTATCCTCAGGAATTTACGATTGCAATCGAACACAGGGATGGAAGAAAAAGAGATATATTAGTTAAAATGATTCCGATTACTTCAGATAATCATTTTATTGGGACATATGAAATTGCCAAGGATATTACAGAATCAAAGCTTGCAGAAGAAATGATAAGAAGATCAGAAAAACTATCAGCCGTAGGACAATTGGCAGCAGGAGTAGCTCATGAAATACGCAATCCATTAACGACACTTCGGGGGTTCATCCAGCTGCTTATTTCTGATAAAGAAAAAGAATATGGCGAAATCATGTTAACCGAAATTGATCGGATTAACCAAATCGTCAGTGAATTTTTGATTCTTTCCAAACCCCAGGTTATTAGTTTTGAACAGAAAAATATAATAGAGATATTGGACAATATTATTTCCTTACTGCAAGCTCAAGCGAACTATAAAAACATTCAAATCATTAAAGACTATGAAATTGATTACCTGGCGATTAAGTGTGAACCAAACCAATTGAAACAAGTGTTTATCAATCTATTGAAAAATGCGATAGAAGCGATGCCTGATGGCGGTGAGATAATTGTTAGAATGAAAACACTGGATCTAGGTTTGGTTTGTATCTCCATAATCGACCAAGGTATCGGGATTGCTGAGGATCAAATTCCAAAACTCGGCGAACCCTTCCATACGACGAAAGAGGATGGGACGGGGCTCGGCTTAATGGTATGTTTTCGAATCGTAGAAAATCATGGCGGGAAAATGGAAATCTGCAGCCAGCTAAATAAAGGAACATGTGTAGAAGTGAGTCTGCCTGCCAATGGCAGGTAA
- a CDS encoding amino acid ABC transporter ATP-binding protein — MIRVEKLKKSFGNHEVLKDINVSIEPQEVVVVIGPSGSGKSTFLRCINQLETITSGRIFIEGVDTTDKKVDINKVRTEVGMVFQGFNLFPHKTVLENIMLAPIKVRKVTKEQAAQKARELLKKVGLVEKENAYPDSLSGGQKQRVAIARALAMEPKIMLFDEPTSALDPEMVGEVLEVIKQLAKEGMTMVVVTHEMGFAKEVGDRVIFMDEGYIVEENVPKELFENPQQERTKLFLSKVL, encoded by the coding sequence ATGATCCGTGTAGAGAAATTAAAAAAGTCATTTGGTAATCATGAAGTCTTAAAAGATATAAATGTATCGATTGAACCACAAGAGGTTGTGGTTGTCATCGGACCATCTGGGTCAGGAAAGTCAACTTTTCTAAGATGTATCAATCAGCTAGAAACGATTACATCTGGCCGTATCTTTATTGAAGGTGTCGATACAACCGATAAAAAAGTGGACATCAATAAAGTACGGACAGAAGTAGGGATGGTTTTCCAAGGTTTTAATCTGTTTCCGCATAAAACCGTATTAGAAAATATCATGCTTGCGCCGATAAAAGTTAGAAAGGTCACAAAGGAACAAGCGGCTCAAAAAGCACGCGAGCTATTGAAAAAAGTCGGACTCGTAGAAAAAGAAAATGCCTATCCCGACTCACTTTCGGGCGGACAAAAACAGCGGGTTGCGATCGCAAGAGCCCTAGCGATGGAACCGAAAATTATGCTGTTTGATGAACCGACATCTGCGCTAGACCCTGAAATGGTCGGGGAAGTATTAGAAGTCATAAAACAGTTGGCCAAAGAAGGAATGACGATGGTCGTCGTTACACACGAAATGGGCTTTGCAAAAGAAGTAGGTGACCGTGTCATCTTTATGGACGAGGGTTACATCGTCGAAGAAAATGTGCCAAAAGAGTTATTCGAAAACCCGCAGCAAGAACGGACAAAACTGTTTCTGAGCAAGGTTTTATAG
- a CDS encoding amino acid ABC transporter permease: MNFRWDIIIEYMPLLLEGTLLTLGLSLAGILIGTVLGLLIGLGRIMRNKVLAFPFVFYITVFRGTPLLVQIFLIHFGVVPFFTGETNGILAGVLALSLNAAAYIAEIFRAGIQSIDRGQMEAARSLGFTHGQSMRHIILPQAFKRMIPPLGNEFIILLKDSSLLAVIATPELMYWGRAMVSQYYKVWEPYLATAFIYLILTIGLSFLLNLLERRLKTE, encoded by the coding sequence GTGAATTTCCGTTGGGACATTATTATTGAATATATGCCATTATTATTAGAAGGAACATTGCTTACATTAGGTCTATCTTTAGCCGGAATTCTGATAGGTACTGTATTAGGACTGTTAATAGGGTTAGGGCGAATTATGAGGAACAAGGTATTGGCCTTTCCGTTTGTTTTTTATATTACTGTTTTTCGCGGGACGCCTTTACTCGTACAAATTTTTCTAATACACTTTGGAGTTGTTCCCTTTTTTACTGGAGAAACAAATGGGATATTAGCTGGGGTTCTTGCATTGTCGCTTAATGCAGCAGCCTACATTGCGGAAATTTTCCGGGCCGGGATCCAATCGATTGATCGCGGGCAAATGGAAGCCGCCCGCTCTTTAGGTTTTACCCATGGCCAATCGATGCGTCATATCATTTTGCCGCAGGCTTTCAAACGCATGATTCCTCCGCTTGGCAATGAATTTATCATCCTATTAAAGGATTCTTCTTTGCTTGCTGTAATCGCAACACCAGAGTTAATGTATTGGGGCCGTGCCATGGTAAGCCAGTACTATAAGGTCTGGGAGCCGTACTTAGCTACAGCATTTATCTATTTAATCCTTACGATAGGTCTTAGCTTCTTGCTAAATCTGCTAGAAAGAAGGCTGAAAACAGAATGA
- a CDS encoding LytR/AlgR family response regulator transcription factor, whose protein sequence is MLKVYIVDDEPFARDELKYLLSRSKQVNILGESSSVRSAAKEIPELMPDLVFLDIELAGDSGLNLAKQLESLEPSPAIVFATAYDEYAVRAFDLNAVDYVLKPFDEERIQKTLDKVKKIREIENKTIPFHPSIKNDRNGKIAVSVDERIVLISLTDILYLESFEGKTTIKAVKQEYTVSDALVLLEKKLSHNQFLRVHRSYIVNMDYIAEIEPWFNSTYNLILKDGSKVPVSRTYVKDMKNFLGI, encoded by the coding sequence ATGTTGAAAGTCTATATTGTGGATGATGAACCATTTGCGCGTGATGAGTTAAAATATTTGCTGTCTCGAAGTAAGCAAGTAAATATTTTAGGAGAAAGCAGCTCTGTTCGAAGTGCAGCGAAAGAAATTCCGGAGCTGATGCCAGATCTTGTATTTCTGGATATTGAATTGGCTGGAGATAGCGGCTTGAATTTAGCCAAACAGCTTGAATCACTTGAACCTTCTCCTGCTATTGTCTTTGCAACTGCATATGATGAATATGCCGTGCGGGCCTTTGATTTAAATGCAGTGGACTACGTGTTAAAGCCGTTTGATGAGGAACGGATTCAGAAGACACTGGATAAGGTTAAAAAAATTAGGGAAATCGAGAATAAGACGATTCCTTTTCACCCCTCTATTAAAAACGACCGTAATGGAAAAATCGCTGTTTCAGTTGATGAAAGGATTGTTTTAATTTCTTTAACGGACATTCTTTATTTGGAATCATTTGAAGGAAAGACTACGATCAAAGCGGTCAAACAAGAATACACAGTGAGTGATGCACTCGTCTTATTAGAGAAAAAATTGAGCCATAACCAATTTTTGCGCGTTCATCGAAGTTATATAGTTAACATGGATTATATTGCAGAAATTGAGCCGTGGTTTAACTCTACCTATAACTTAATTCTGAAAGACGGCTCGAAAGTCCCGGTAAGCCGAACCTATGTAAAGGATATGAAAAATTTCCTTGGCATTTAA